CATATTGTACAGGGTGGCCCCGGCCCCGGCCAGCGCCCCGATGAGGATAAGGCCGGAAACCGTGAAGGGAATGGCCAGGATGTTGTACCGAAGGTAGGAGGCGGCCTGGAGTCGGACCTCCTCCTCTTGCGTCAAAATCCCGGCGGCCTGGTCCAGAACGGGCCACAGGGCCGCCCCGAGGAGCACGGCCAAAAGCGTGCCCAAAAGGGCCACCCGGTAGCCCGTTCGTTTGGCCTCATCCGGCCTGTCCGCACCCAGGGAGTGGCCGACCAGGATTCCGGCCGTGAAATTGAAGGCCATGGGCGGCAGAAACAGAATCGATTCGATGCGCACCCCTACGGCCATTCCGGCCAGGGCCTCCACGCTGCCCACGGGCAGGGAGGCGGTGATGCCGTAAAGCACCAGGTATCCCGAGTGCCAGACGATCTGCATGAGCCCCGAGGGCCAGGCCACCTTGAACAGATAGGGAAACCCCCGCCGCATCCAGCGCCAGGGGGGGATCGCCGACAGGGACAAAAAACCCTCGCGCCGAAGCAGCAGCAGGTTGAAGGCCAATCCGGCGCACAGCGAAACAAACGTGCTGATGGCCAGTCCCTTGTAGCCCATGTCCGGCAGGCCCCACAGCCCGAGTCCCAGGCCGAAATCCCCGATCACATTGACTACCGCCGCCAGCCCCCAGCCCACCAGGGGGGCCATGACCTGCTTTTTGGCCCGAAACACGGCGTTGCTGATGATGAAGAGGTAGTGGATGGGCAAAAGCAGCAGGAAAACGTCCAGGATGTAGCCGAAAGGTTCGTGCATGGCGGCGGGCACGCGCAGCAGCGAGACGAACAGGTCGCGGGTGGCCAGCCCGAAAACGAGGATCGCCAGGGACATGGTCCCTCCGGCCAGAAGCGACAGCCCCACGTAGCGCATGGCCCGGGCCGTACGCCCGGCGCCCAGGGATTGGCTTACGGCGGCCACGGCGCCGTTGGCCACGGCCGTGGCCAGGACCATGAAAAAGAACATGGCCTGGGTGAGCATTCCCATGGAGGCCTGCACCTCGCGCCCGAGAAGCCCGGCGACATACACGTCTGCAAGTCCGATGAGGAAATACAGGAACATGGTCAGGATCTGGGGCCAGGCCAGACGCCAGATGGAAGCGAAACCGACGGCGCGGGGGCCGGTCGCGGAGGTGGTGGAGGTGCGCATGTTGTGGTTCCGGCCAAAGCCCTTACGGAAGGCGAACCGTGTGGTCAAGGAACCCATGGCCGCACCAGTGGAAAATTCGCGTGGTATTGATGTTCCCGCTGCATGAGGCTATGCAAGATAATACATTATCGTGATTGCGCCAGAGGTCTCGGCCATCTTTGAGGGGAAAGCGTCCATGCCGGAACATGCGTTGTCGAGGGAATGGAAATTCGTGGCCCCGGAGATCGTGTTCGGGCCGGGCTGTCTGGCCAGGGCCGGACGCTTTGCCGCGAACCTGGGCATGGAGCGGGCGCTTCTGGTCACCGACCCCGGGGTGGCGGCCGCCGGGTGGGCCGGAAAGGCCAGGGACAGCTTGGCCCAGGCCGGGGTGGCCGTCGAGGTTTTCGACCAGGTGACCCCCAATCCCCGGGACCATGAGGTCATGCGGGGGGCGGCGTTTTATCGGGAGCGCGGCTGCGACGGCATTGTGGCCGTGGGCGGCGGAAGCCCCATGGACTGCGCCAAGGGCATCGGGCTGGTGGCCGAATCCGGCCGCCATGTGCTGGAATTCGAGGGCGTGGACCGGGTGGACGCGCCGAGCCCGCCCCTTTTGTGCGTACCCACCACGGCCGGGAGTTCGGCCGACGTCTCACAGTTCGCCATCATTCTGGACACCGCGCGCGGGGTCAAGATCGCCATCGTGTCCAAGGCCGTGGTTCCGGACGTGGCCCTGGTGGACCCGGCCGCCACCGTCACCATGGACCCCGGGCTGACCGTGAACACCGGGCTCGACGCCCTGACCCACGCCATGGAGGCCTACGTCTCCAACGCCCACCAGCCCCTGGCCGACCACCTGGCCCTGGAGGCCGTGCGCCTGGCGGCGGCAAACCTGGAGCGCGTCCGGGACTGTCCCGGCGACCTCCTGGCCCGGGAGCGCATGATGCTCGGCAGCATGTACGCCGGGCTGGCCTTCTCCAACGCCATCCTGGGCGCAGTTCACGCCATGGCCCATGCCCTGGGCGGGCTTTTGGACCTGCCCCACGGTCTGTGCAACGCCATCCTGCTCGACCATGTGGTTGCTGCGAATTTTTCGTCCGCCCCGGGGCGGTACATGGCCCTGGGGCGGGCCATGGGGGCGGCCATCCCCGGGGACGCCCCGGCGGACGAGGCCCGGGAGCTGGTGGTGTCGGCCCTGCGCGGCTTCAAGGCCCGGCTGGGGGCGGTGGTGTCCCTGGGCGAACTCGGCGTCACCCGGGCGCATCTTCCCGAACTGGCCCGGGCGGCTGCCGCCGACCCCTGCCTGGCCACAAACCCACGGTCCTTGGGCGTTTCGGACATTGCGGCCATCTATGAACAAGCGCTTTGAGGGGGATGCCCCCCTGACCCTCCGCGACGAACTGATCGGGCTTGGCGAGCGGTCCTCGCGCAAAAGTTTTTATCCGGAGCTCAAAAAACGCCTGGGAGAGTTGGAACGGACCAGCCTCCTGCTGGATCAGGCCCCGGACGCCGTCCTGCTTATGGCCTGGGAGAGGTTGTCCATCCTGGAGGCCAACGCCGCCGCCCTGCGCCTGCTCGGGAAGTCGCGGGACGAGGTGGTCGGCGAAAGCGCCCTGGTTTTTTTCCCCATGCTTGAGAAGGTCGTGGCCAAGGATGCGGTTCCAGGGCGCGAGGCCCTGCATCTGGCCGAGATGATCGCCGCCGATGGCGCGGTCTTCGAGATCTCCCTGTCCCGGCAGACGGTCAATGGGCGGCTCTACGGCATGCTCATGGCCCGCGACGTCACCCAGCGCACCCGCATGCAGGAGGAGCTCAACCAGCGGGTGAGCGAATTGACGCTCCTCAACGAGGTCGGTTTCCGCCTGGCCTCGTCATCCACCGTGGACGCGGCCATAAAAAATATCGTGGAGTCCATCGAACGGGCCATCCAGACGGATATGATCCTTTTTTTTCTCAAGGAAGGGGGACGTCTGATCCTGCGGGCCCACAAATCGCACGATCCCGATTTCGACATCAAGGCCTTCAGCGACCATGTGGTGGACCACTGCCTGTGCGGGTCGGCTGCGGCCAACGGCATGGCCCTGTACTCCGGCGATATCGACGCCGATCCCCTGTGCTCCCGGCCGGAGTGCAAACGCGCGGGCATCCGGTCCGCAGCGGTCCTGCCCTTGCGGCTTTTCGGGGAGGTGCGGGGGGTCATCGCCCTGGGGTCGATAACACCCCGCGATTTCCAGGTGCATGGCCCGCTTCTTGAGTCCCTGGCGGCCATTCTGTTCACCGGCCTGCAAAACGCCACCCTCTATCAGGAAGCCCGGGCTCATGTGGAGGAGTTGGGCAACACGGTGCGTTCCCTGCTTGAGGCCGAGCAGGCCCTCAAGATCTCGGAGAGTCGCCTCAAGTTGGCCCTGGAGGCCGCCAACGAGGGGTTGTGGGACTGGAACGTGGCCTCTGGAGAGGTCTATTTCAGCCCCGGATATTACCGCATGCTCGGGTTTGAACCCGAGGCCGTCGCCTCCACTGTCGAAGGCTGGATGGGCCTGATTCATCCCCACGACGTGGAGCTGGTCAAGCGCCTGGAGGTGGAGCACCTTGGCCGCCACAAGGAAAAGTACGAATTCGAATTTCGCATGCGCGACGGTTCCGGGGACTGGCGCTGGATTTTGTCCAAAGGAAAGGTGGTGGAGCGCGACAGGCAGGGGAACGCCCTGCGCGTGGTGGGCACCCACTCGGACATAACGGCCCGCAAGGAGATGGAGGGCCGCCTGCGGCACATGGCCCTGCACGACGCCCTCACCGGGTTGGCCAACCGGACCCTGTGCCTGGAACGCATTGAACGGGCCGTGGCCCGGGCCAAGCGGCATGAAGAGTCCAAGTTTGCCGTGCTTTTTATCGATCTGGACCGCTTCAAGGTCATCAACGACAGCCTGGGGCATCTCTTCGGCGACCAGGTGATCATCCAGATCGGCAACCGCATCAAAAACTGCGTGCGCGAGGCCGACACCGTGGCCCGGCTCGGCGGCGACGAGTTCCTGGTGGTCCTGGAGGAGCTGGAATCGGGGCGGTTTCCGGTGCAGGCCATCAAACGCATCCGGCAGGCCATCTGCGAGCCCATCATCTGGGAGGGGCGGGCCATCCAGGTCACGGCCAGCATCGGGGCCGAACTGTGGGCAGGGCTTCGGGCCGACGCCCAGGAGGTCATCCGCAACGCCGACCTGGCCATGCACTGGGCCAAGGCCAAAGGCCGCAACCGGTTCAAGGTCTTCACCGAACGCCTGTTCCGGCATGCCGTGACCCGCATGACCCTGGAGCGGGACATGGACCATGGGCTGGCCAGCGGCGAATTTTTCCTGGTCTTCCAGCCTATCGTGGAACTGGGGGCGGACGGCGGGAAGGATCGCATCCGGGGCCTTGAGGCGCTCATGCGCTGGCGGCATCCCGAGCGCGGCCTCATCTCCCCCTCGGAGTTCATCCCCATTGCCGAGGAGACGGGGAAAATCCGGGAATTGACCAGCCTGGCCCTGACCCTGGCCTGCCGCACCCTGGCTGGCTGGCGGTCCCGGCTGCCTGCGGCGGCGGACCTGTACATGGCCGTCAACGTCTCGGCCAAGGATCTGTTGCGCTCGGACCTGGCCTCCGTGGTGCGGCACGCCCTGGAGACCTTCGTCCTGCCGCCGGATCGGTTGCGTCTGGAGGTCACCGAGACCGCCGTCATGCAGGTCGGGGGGGCGAGCCTGGCCTTTTTGGGAGAGTTGACGGCTCAGGGGGTGCGCCTGTCCCTGGACGATTTCGGCACGGGGTATTCCAGCATGAGCCATTTAAGCCGCCTGCCCGTGGACATCCTGAAAATCGACCTGGGCTTCGTGCGCATGATGGACCATGGCCCGCGCCATCTGGAGATCGTCAAGACCATCGTGGATCTGGCCCACAACCTGGGCATGCGCGTGGTGGCCGAGGGTGTGGAGCATCCCCGCCAGCGGGAAACCCTGTTCCGGCTCGGGTGCGAATACTGCCAGGGCTATCTCTTCGCCCGGCCGATGCCCGCAGACGACATGGAGGCCCTTTTGGCCGCCCGTCTGTGACCGGGACGCGCCGCCCCGGCCCGATTGCCTTTCCCCTGCCCCGTGGATAGTCTGCCCGAAAAAAGGAACCCCCCATGAGATATTTCGTCGCCGGGCTGTGTCTGATGGCGGCCTTGGCCGCCTGTTCGCCAACCTCGCCGGTCCAGCCTGCGGACACGCCCCCTGACGTCCCGCGCACGGCCGCCGTTCCAGCGCCCGCGCCGTCCGACGATCAGCGGCCCTGGCATGTCCGGCTGTCTCCGGCCACCCAGTCCATCGCCTCCTACGAATCCATGCGCCCGGCCATCCGGGCCAGCCTGACCCATCTGGCCGGAAAGCCCGAATCTGGCACGGCCATGGTCGTGGGCGACGTGGCCCTGACCTACGGCCAGCTCAAGACCACCCTGGAGCGTCTGGACTCGCTTCTGCCCGAGCTGGACCGGGATCCGACCCGGCTGGCCGAGCATTTCGCCTGGGTCACCGCCGACGAGCAGGCCCTTTTGACCGGCTACTACGAACCCTGGCTGGAGGCCTCGCTGACCCCGCATCCGAACTATCCCCATCCCCTCTACAGCAGCCCCGGAAAGGGGCGAAAGCCTTCCCGGGCGGCCATCGACTTCGAAGGCGCGCTTCGGGGCAAAGGCTATGAACTGGCCTGGGCCAAGAGCCTGATCGACGTCTTTTTCCTCCAGGTGCAGGGCTCGGGTCGGCTGCTTCTGCCCGACGGATCCACGAAAAACGTGGTCTACGGCGGCTCCAACGGCCACAAATACGTGGCCGTGGGCCGGGTGTTGGTGGAGCGCGGGGACATCGCCGAGGAAGAAAAAAGCATGCAGCGCATCCGCCGCTTCTTTGAGGAGCATCCGGACAAGGTCCAGGAGGTGCTGTCCAAAAATCCCAGCTACATCTTTTTCAAGCTGGCCGAAAAGGGCCCCGTGGGCGGCATGGGCGTGGTGCTGACCCCGTACGTCAGCGCGGCCACGGACCCGTCGTTTCTACCCTACGGCGCGCTTTTGGCCGTGGACGCCATGCTGCCCGGCTTTCCCGAGGGATCGGCCCCCGAGCGCTTTACCGGGTTGCTTCTGGCCCAGGACACGGGCTGCATGAAGGGGCATCATGTGGATCTTTTTTGCGGCGCGGGCCACAAGGCCGCCTTCCAGGCCGGGCATATGAAGGACACCGCCGCCATCCGGGTGCTGGTGGCCCGGGAGGCCCTGACCCCCGGCCAGGCCGCAACCCTTGGAGCCAGGCCATGAACTCCGACATTTTCGCCTACCTGGACGCCTGGACCCATGACCCGCGCCGGGTCAAACCCCTGTTCGCGGCCTTGGCCACGGCCATGGCCGGGTGCGGCGCGGCCTTGGAGCTGGTGGTGCGCCAGGGGATCACCACCAGCCTGCGGGCCTCGTTCCCCGGGCCGCAGGCCGGACCCCGGCCCCTGTTCGCCCTGGCCGACGTGGTGGAAGACCCCCAGGGGCGTTTTTTGTCCGTGTGCTTCTACGATGACGAGGTGAGCGATCCGGAAGAACTCGGCCAGTCCGTGCCCCGGGGCCTTTTAAACGAAGACGCCCGCTGCTTCGACATCGAGGCGCCGGACCCGGAGGTCCTGCCCTATCTCGCGGCCCGTCTGGCCGAGGCGGCAGACGCCTGGACGCAAAAAAAGCGGCCGTGATGCCGCTTTGTTGGGGATACAAATCCCTTGGCCCGGGCGGGCCATTTTCGAGGAGGGCGCCTTCGGGGCGTCCCTAGAAGCGAGCCGTGCCGAATCGGGTGTCCGATACGGACCTTTCCGTCCGCTTGGGCAGGGGAAGCCGCGCCGCCAAATCCGGCACGGGGCTGATCCCCCGGAATTCCTCTTCCCGGGGCTTGAGGGGCTTGGGGTCGAAGGATTGGGCGGCATGGGCCGAATCCCGGCCCAATAATTCCCGGATCGTCGACTCTCCCCCCACGCTCCATTCGCCGCCTTTGACGCACAACGCGGCGAAAAGTCCCGCGAAAAGGAAGAACTTCAGGGAGTAACTCATCCTGCCTTCTCCTTGTTGTGAGCCGTTTCGCCGCAGGAGGCCGAGGTGTAACGCGGCGCGGGTGGCGTGAGAATCCTTCTCACCGCACTCTCCCGCTGGGCCTAAACGGATTCCGGGGCTTTGGCAACCCCGGCCATGTGAATTTTTGTTTATGTTTTCAAGGCCGACCGGGGCCATGGGGAGCGCGTCGGTCGGCGCAGCGGCCCGGTCCCGGCGAGACGAAAGGAACCGGGCCCCGGACTCAGCGCATGTATTTGAGAAACTCTCCCGACGGGGTCAGGATCATCCGGGTGTTTTCCGCTGTCGCGGCCCGATAGGCCTCCAGGCTGCGCACAAAGGAATAAAACGCCGGGGCGCCCTTGAGGGCATCGGCAAAGATCCCGGCGGCCTCGGCGTCGCCCTCGCCGCGCAGCACGTCGGCCTTGCGCTGGGCCTCGGCCACGATCACCGTACGCTCCCGGTCGGCGGCGGACTTGATCTTGTCCATCTCCTCCTGGCCTTCGGAGCGGTACAGCTTGGCCTCGCGGATGCGCTCGGAGCGCATCCGGTTGAAGATGGCCTGCTCGTTCTGGGGCGGCAGGTCCGTGCGTTTGATGCGCACGTCCACCACCTCCAGGCCGTAGGGGGACAGCAGCTCGTTGGTCTTGGCCGTGACCAGGGCCATGATCTCCGGGCGCTTTTCCGAGACCAGCTCGTGCAGCGTGAACCGTCCGAGCACCACGCGCAGTTCGGCGTAGATGATGTCTTCAAGCCGGGCCTGGGCCCGTTGCTGGGTGCGCAGAGTGCGGTAGAACTGGAGCGGATCCGTGATCCGCCACCGGGAATAGTTGTCCACGACCATGGTCTTTTTGTCCTTGGTCAGGATCTCGGCGGCCTTGGTGCCGTAATCGAGGATGCGCGCATCGAAAAAAAGCGCGTTTTGCACGAAGGGCAGCTTGAAATGCAGTCCCGGTTCCTTGGTGTCGCCCACGGGTTTGCCCAGTTGCAGCACAATGGCCCGCTCGGTCTCGTCCACGACAAACATGCTTTGGCTTATGCCCACAACCGCGACCACGGCCACGACGATCAGGATGATGGAGGTTTTGCCCATATCAGTTCCCTCCCTCCTGGCGCACGGTTTTCCCGGCCTCGGCCTCGGAACGCGGCGCGCGGCGCGACCCCGGCTCCAGGGGCAGATACGGCACGGCCTGCTTGAGGGCCTCGTCGGAAAGGATGATCTTGTCCAGGGCCGGATTTTTCAGGATCGCCTCCATGTTCTCCAGGTACAGGCGTTCCCGGGTCACGTCCGGGGCCTTGGCGTATTCGGCGGCCAGGGCGGCGAAACGGGAGGCCTCGCCCTTGGCCTTGCGCACGGATTGGTCCTTGTAGGCCAGGGCTTGGTTTTCCATGGCGGCGGCCTGGCCCCGGGCCTTGGGCAGGATGTCGTTTCGGTAGGCCTCGGCCTCGTTGACCAGCCGGACCCGGTCCTCCCGGGCGCTGGCCACGTCCTTGAAGGCGTCGATGACGTCGCGCGGGGGATGCACGTCCTGGAGCTGTACGGCCACCACGTCGATGCCGCTTTCGTATTTGTCCATCATGCGTTGCAAAAGGGCCATGGAGGCGATCTGGATCTCCACCTTGCCGTCGGTCAGGGCGGAGTCGATCTTGTCGTTGCCGATGACCTCGCGCATGGCCGCCTCGGCGGCGTTTTTGAGGGTCTCGTCGGGGCGGTCCAGGCGGAACAGGTAGTTGATGGGGTCGCTGATCTGATATTGGACGATGAACTGCACGTCCACGATGTTCTCGTCGCCCGTGAGCATGAGCGATTCCTCGGGAACGTCGCGGAACTGCTGTCCCTGCCCCTCGCGGTTGCCCACGGTGCGGAAACCGACCTCGATGCGCCGCACCTGGGAGACCTTGGGCGTCTGGACGGTCTCGATGGGGTAGGGTAAATGATAATGCGGCCCAGGCCCCGTGGAATAGGCATAGGCCCCGAAGCGCTGCACCACGCCTGTCTCGTCGGGCTCCACGATGTAGATGCCGCTGGCCAGCCACAAGACGGCCACGGCCAGGGCGATGATCTTGGGCCCGCCGGGAATGCGGCTTTTAAAATCCACAAGGCGTTTGAATTCGTCTCCGATACGACCGAAGTCCGGAGGCGGGGGCCCTTGCCGACGTTTTTGCTCCTGGAGCTTTTCCCAATCCCAATTCATGCATCTTTGGATAGGGAAGAACTCGGGTTAGGTCAAGGAGAGTTCGATTTTCTTTTATTTCGGGAGATTGGTTTCAAAAAAGGGTGAGGGAGGCGTCGTGAAGGACATCCATGCGGGGGTTTTTCGGGCCTACGACATTCGCGGCGTGGTGGGCGAGGATTTCGACCCCCAGTGGGTTTCGCGCCTGGGGCAGGCCGTGGGAACCTCTTTCCGCCGCAAGGGGCTTTCGTGCGCCGTGGTCGGCCGCGACTGCCGGGAGAGCTCGCCGGAATACGAGGCCCGCCTTGCCTCCGGATTACTTTCCGCTGGCGTTGATGTCATTGTTTTGCATATGGTTCCGACACCTGTTTTGTATTACGCAATAAAACAGCTTGGAAAACACGCCGGGGTCATGGTCACGGCCAGCCACAATCCGCCGCAGTTCAACGGTTTCAAGATCTGGGCCGGGGAGGGGACCATCCACACGGATGAGATCGCCGCCATCTTCCGGATCATGGCCGCCGGGGATTTCGCAACCGGCCGGGGCCTTTTGTCGGAGCACGACATCGCGCCCGCCTACCTGGAGCGCGTCACCCGGGACATCAGGCTGGCCCGGCCGGTGTCGGTGGTCGTGGACGGCGGCAACGGCGCGGCTGGGCCGCTCGCCGTCGCCGCCCTGCGCCGGGCCGGGGCGGTGGTCACGCCGCTTTTTTGCGAACCCGACGGGACGTTTCCCAACCACCATCCCGATCCGGTGGTGGAGAAAAACACGCGCCAGTTGGCGGCGAAGGTTCGCCAGACGGGCGCGGATTTCGGCGTGGGCCTGGACGGGGACGGCGACCGGCTGGGGGTGGTGGACGAAAAGGGGGAGCTTCTTTTCGGGGACCGGCTCCTGGCGCTTTTCGCCCGGGAGGTGCTGGCCGAACATCCCGGGGCCACGGTCATCGGCGAAGTCAAGTGCAGCCATCTGCTGTACAAGGACATTGCGGCCCACGGCGGCGCGGCCGTGATGGGGGCGGCCGGGCATTCGCTCATGAAGGACGCCATGCGGCGCACAGGGGCGCTTCTGGCCGGGGAGATGAGCGGGCACCTTTTTTTTGCGGATCGCTATTACGGCTTTGACGACGCTACCTATGCGGCCCTGCGCCTGGCCGGGATCGTCAGCCGCTCGGCCGGGCCGGTGTCGGAGATGCTGGCCGACTGGCCGGAGACGGCCAGCACCCCGGAGCTTCGCGTGGACTGCCCGGACGCGGTGAAGTTCGCCGTGGTCGCGCGGGCCATGGCCCATTTCCAGGGCACGGCCGAGATCGTCGACGTGGACGGGGTGCGGCTGGTTTTTCCCGACGGCTGGGCCCTGCTGCGGGCCTCCAATACCCAGCCCGCCCTGGTTTTGCGCTTCGAGGCCGAGACCCCGGCCCGGCTGGCCGAGATCCGCCATCTGGTGGAGGCGCCTCTGGCGGAGTGGATACGCGAGGCCGCAGGATGACTTGCCTTGCCCGCTCGTGCGCATTAGATGGAAAAAAACATGAGGAAGCCTTCCTCAAGGAACCGCCATGTCTCGCATGACACAGGACGGGCAAGTCACGTTGCCGCTCGTTGTCCGCCGCAAACTGCGTTTGCGCCCGGGTGACGGCGTTCGGTTCCGCGTGAGCGGAGAAACGATCTTCGTGGAAAAAATCTTTCGCTCCAAGGCGAATCTGCGTGACTATCTCGGATTCCTTGGACATCTCGAAGGCCGGGAGCCTGATGCCCTTGTGACGGAGATGCGTGGTGGGATCGATCAACTCGGCGATTGACACCAACGTCTTGCTCGACGTGCTCATCCCGAATTCGCGGTTTGCCCTCGCATCCCTGGAATGTCTGGAATCAGCCGCAAAGGAAGGTTCGTTACTCGTCGGCGAAATGGTCTTTGCCGAACTTTCCGCTCATTTCCCTACGTTAGCGGCGCTTCGTGGATTTCTCGAAGCCGGAACCATCGCCTACGTCCCATCCGACCATGTCGCGCTGCATGAGGCGGGCATGGCCTGGAAAACGCTGTGTACGCGGCGTGACGCGCAAAATGCCGCAATACCACGTCACGTCGTTGCCGACCTCCTTATCGGTGCGCACGCCCGCAGACATGCCCACAGGCTCATCACCCGGGACAGGGGGTTCTATCGCGATTATTTCCATGGACTGACGATTCTGGATCCAAGCGTTGCCCAGCCGCCGCGGTAACGTCTCCAGGCCGCGCTCCCGGTCCTTTACATCCGGGGCGAATCATCGCATCCTTGAAGCATATCGGCATGACGTTTTCAGCCTGAGCGGCGCGGCAGGCACCCATTCCCGCGTTCCCCCTCATCATACGGATTGACCGCATGCGCAGCAAAAAATTCTGGATCATCTTCGTCCTGTGTCTGGCGGCCGCTCTCGCGGCCTGGACATATCTCGGCGGCAAGGACAAGGCCCCCAAGGTTCTGGCCGAGGCCGAGGTCCGCACCGGCAAGGTCCGCAAGGTCTTGGAGGCCACGGGCATCATCAAGGCCCAGGTGGGGGCCATCATCAAGATCGGGGCCCGGGCCACGGGAACCATCGAGGACATGCGGGTCAAGGTGGGTGATACGGTGCGCGCCGGGCAGGTCATCGCCCTGGTGGACTCCCGGGAGGACCGCTCCCGCCAAAACGAGGCCACGGCCCGTCTGGAGCGCACCGAGGCCGAGCTCAGGCAGGTGGTCGAGGTCTATCCCAAGCGCATCGCCGAGGCCGAGGCCGAACTGGCCCTGTCCCAGGCCAAGCACGACTACGCCGCCACCAACCTCACGCGCCAGCAAAAGCTTTTCGCCCAGGAACTGGTGTCCCGGGACGTCCTGGACCAGGCCCGGCGCGACGCCCTGGTGGCCAAAAACGAACTGGCCGCCCGGGAGGTCACGCTCTCGCGCACCAAGACCGAATTCGAGAAGGAGCGCATCAAGGCCGAACGCTCAAAAGAGGAGGCCGAGGCCGCCCTCAGCACGGCCGAGACCAAGCTCACCTATTCGCGGGTCATAAGCCCCATCGACGGCGTGGTGTCGAGCGTCACCGTGCAGCA
Above is a genomic segment from Desulfolutivibrio sulfodismutans DSM 3696 containing:
- the ercA gene encoding alcohol dehydrogenase-like regulatory protein ErcA, which codes for MPEHALSREWKFVAPEIVFGPGCLARAGRFAANLGMERALLVTDPGVAAAGWAGKARDSLAQAGVAVEVFDQVTPNPRDHEVMRGAAFYRERGCDGIVAVGGGSPMDCAKGIGLVAESGRHVLEFEGVDRVDAPSPPLLCVPTTAGSSADVSQFAIILDTARGVKIAIVSKAVVPDVALVDPAATVTMDPGLTVNTGLDALTHAMEAYVSNAHQPLADHLALEAVRLAAANLERVRDCPGDLLARERMMLGSMYAGLAFSNAILGAVHAMAHALGGLLDLPHGLCNAILLDHVVAANFSSAPGRYMALGRAMGAAIPGDAPADEARELVVSALRGFKARLGAVVSLGELGVTRAHLPELARAAAADPCLATNPRSLGVSDIAAIYEQAL
- a CDS encoding EAL domain-containing protein, which codes for MNKRFEGDAPLTLRDELIGLGERSSRKSFYPELKKRLGELERTSLLLDQAPDAVLLMAWERLSILEANAAALRLLGKSRDEVVGESALVFFPMLEKVVAKDAVPGREALHLAEMIAADGAVFEISLSRQTVNGRLYGMLMARDVTQRTRMQEELNQRVSELTLLNEVGFRLASSSTVDAAIKNIVESIERAIQTDMILFFLKEGGRLILRAHKSHDPDFDIKAFSDHVVDHCLCGSAAANGMALYSGDIDADPLCSRPECKRAGIRSAAVLPLRLFGEVRGVIALGSITPRDFQVHGPLLESLAAILFTGLQNATLYQEARAHVEELGNTVRSLLEAEQALKISESRLKLALEAANEGLWDWNVASGEVYFSPGYYRMLGFEPEAVASTVEGWMGLIHPHDVELVKRLEVEHLGRHKEKYEFEFRMRDGSGDWRWILSKGKVVERDRQGNALRVVGTHSDITARKEMEGRLRHMALHDALTGLANRTLCLERIERAVARAKRHEESKFAVLFIDLDRFKVINDSLGHLFGDQVIIQIGNRIKNCVREADTVARLGGDEFLVVLEELESGRFPVQAIKRIRQAICEPIIWEGRAIQVTASIGAELWAGLRADAQEVIRNADLAMHWAKAKGRNRFKVFTERLFRHAVTRMTLERDMDHGLASGEFFLVFQPIVELGADGGKDRIRGLEALMRWRHPERGLISPSEFIPIAEETGKIRELTSLALTLACRTLAGWRSRLPAAADLYMAVNVSAKDLLRSDLASVVRHALETFVLPPDRLRLEVTETAVMQVGGASLAFLGELTAQGVRLSLDDFGTGYSSMSHLSRLPVDILKIDLGFVRMMDHGPRHLEIVKTIVDLAHNLGMRVVAEGVEHPRQRETLFRLGCEYCQGYLFARPMPADDMEALLAARL
- a CDS encoding MltA domain-containing protein: MRYFVAGLCLMAALAACSPTSPVQPADTPPDVPRTAAVPAPAPSDDQRPWHVRLSPATQSIASYESMRPAIRASLTHLAGKPESGTAMVVGDVALTYGQLKTTLERLDSLLPELDRDPTRLAEHFAWVTADEQALLTGYYEPWLEASLTPHPNYPHPLYSSPGKGRKPSRAAIDFEGALRGKGYELAWAKSLIDVFFLQVQGSGRLLLPDGSTKNVVYGGSNGHKYVAVGRVLVERGDIAEEEKSMQRIRRFFEEHPDKVQEVLSKNPSYIFFKLAEKGPVGGMGVVLTPYVSAATDPSFLPYGALLAVDAMLPGFPEGSAPERFTGLLLAQDTGCMKGHHVDLFCGAGHKAAFQAGHMKDTAAIRVLVAREALTPGQAATLGARP
- the hflC gene encoding protease modulator HflC, with the translated sequence MGKTSIILIVVAVVAVVGISQSMFVVDETERAIVLQLGKPVGDTKEPGLHFKLPFVQNALFFDARILDYGTKAAEILTKDKKTMVVDNYSRWRITDPLQFYRTLRTQQRAQARLEDIIYAELRVVLGRFTLHELVSEKRPEIMALVTAKTNELLSPYGLEVVDVRIKRTDLPPQNEQAIFNRMRSERIREAKLYRSEGQEEMDKIKSAADRERTVIVAEAQRKADVLRGEGDAEAAGIFADALKGAPAFYSFVRSLEAYRAATAENTRMILTPSGEFLKYMR
- the hflK gene encoding FtsH protease activity modulator HflK produces the protein MNWDWEKLQEQKRRQGPPPPDFGRIGDEFKRLVDFKSRIPGGPKIIALAVAVLWLASGIYIVEPDETGVVQRFGAYAYSTGPGPHYHLPYPIETVQTPKVSQVRRIEVGFRTVGNREGQGQQFRDVPEESLMLTGDENIVDVQFIVQYQISDPINYLFRLDRPDETLKNAAEAAMREVIGNDKIDSALTDGKVEIQIASMALLQRMMDKYESGIDVVAVQLQDVHPPRDVIDAFKDVASAREDRVRLVNEAEAYRNDILPKARGQAAAMENQALAYKDQSVRKAKGEASRFAALAAEYAKAPDVTRERLYLENMEAILKNPALDKIILSDEALKQAVPYLPLEPGSRRAPRSEAEAGKTVRQEGGN
- a CDS encoding MATE family efflux transporter, encoding MRTSTTSATGPRAVGFASIWRLAWPQILTMFLYFLIGLADVYVAGLLGREVQASMGMLTQAMFFFMVLATAVANGAVAAVSQSLGAGRTARAMRYVGLSLLAGGTMSLAILVFGLATRDLFVSLLRVPAAMHEPFGYILDVFLLLLPIHYLFIISNAVFRAKKQVMAPLVGWGLAAVVNVIGDFGLGLGLWGLPDMGYKGLAISTFVSLCAGLAFNLLLLRREGFLSLSAIPPWRWMRRGFPYLFKVAWPSGLMQIVWHSGYLVLYGITASLPVGSVEALAGMAVGVRIESILFLPPMAFNFTAGILVGHSLGADRPDEAKRTGYRVALLGTLLAVLLGAALWPVLDQAAGILTQEEEVRLQAASYLRYNILAIPFTVSGLILIGALAGAGATLYNMAVTGPSIWLVRLPLALVLGHMVLGRAEGVWMAMLASQAIQATAMLYVYQFKDWRRFAMPRTRPGAVAGTKPTPP